From one Nonomuraea polychroma genomic stretch:
- a CDS encoding ABC transporter permease yields the protein MRGPVIVKRAFNEPLLLLAALGSILLATTTLVALTMYASSIADAGVRRTMEQASYRQTAATVGAQITAETFPRYDRAVRDELARAYAAVPAITTSFRSDSYVMPGQEGEQQPELLRFGSHDGLDRHAELISGTWPRAGGSTIEAAISLPASSATGFEVGREFVTKGRLDPRPVTVRIVGVFQLRDTSDERWAGEQLLSRGVERGDFTTYGPLMVARETFVARFATSVRTVWTAEPDLSALTPERLRPMADAVGQAGERLTAAGCVSCVVASRLPEVLTQLDTAALVARSTMLIPVLQLLLLAGYALMLTARLLADHRRMEVALLRSRGAGTIRLAALAGGEALLVALPCAVVAPFLGPPLLALVNQLPWLRASGVRLAPSADLGTFLVSFGVALASAVLLMLPALAGARRTYVEELSARGRGGVRGLIERAGADLGLLAVAALAIWQLRRYGAPVTATAAGGLGIDPLIISGPALALLAGGMLGLRLVPRVSRLAERLTSRRPALAPALGAWQVSRRPLRYGGPALLLTMAIAIGILSMTTAATWRASQLDQARHQAGADLRLSGPPDGPELGSLGRGTVFSALPGVTAASPAFRGQTEVSNEDTLLLGLDAAQLGELFQLRPDLSAQTVADMSRALVGRQAGKLDLPGQPRMLVVRVEADAEVPARLVLSDALGVWRDLPLGVLRKGENQLELDLRSPAGRSGKITYPLSLRGVVASSPAGLRLGGLSADGQDVAVPRPSGDVPGVIAFGPLKQLGPLPVVLTADLATALKMGAGKAGRISLAGRVLQVKVVGVVQSMPTAAAGQKAVLADWGTLQAHELAAAEQPRPATEWWLAADDTDPARAALRKSPGWDVTAVDQRELAAALRDDPLASGLQGALMLGFAAALGFATLGFLVNAAVAARERRAEFAVLRALGTSSRQVLGLLATEQAFVIGLSLAAGTGLAVAVGTLVVPHIVLTGQAAAVTPGVLLDIPWAATAAMLALMTGVLFAIVAGLARRLRRGHVVEER from the coding sequence ATGCGGGGGCCGGTGATCGTCAAGAGGGCGTTCAACGAGCCGTTGCTCCTGCTGGCCGCGCTCGGGTCGATTCTCCTGGCGACCACCACGTTGGTCGCCTTGACCATGTACGCCTCCTCCATCGCCGACGCCGGTGTCCGCAGGACGATGGAGCAGGCTTCGTACCGGCAGACGGCCGCCACCGTGGGCGCCCAGATCACCGCCGAGACCTTTCCCAGGTACGACCGGGCGGTGCGGGACGAGCTCGCCCGCGCCTACGCCGCGGTCCCTGCGATCACCACCAGCTTCCGCTCCGACTCGTACGTCATGCCGGGCCAGGAAGGCGAGCAGCAGCCCGAGCTGCTCAGGTTCGGCAGCCATGACGGGCTCGACCGGCACGCCGAGCTGATCTCCGGCACCTGGCCGCGCGCCGGCGGATCGACGATCGAGGCGGCGATCTCGCTGCCGGCGTCCTCGGCCACCGGGTTCGAGGTCGGCAGGGAGTTCGTCACGAAGGGCAGGCTCGATCCGCGCCCGGTCACGGTCCGCATCGTCGGCGTCTTCCAGCTCCGCGACACGTCGGACGAGCGCTGGGCGGGCGAGCAGTTGCTGAGCAGGGGCGTCGAGCGCGGCGACTTCACCACCTATGGGCCGTTGATGGTGGCGCGGGAGACGTTCGTGGCGCGCTTCGCGACCAGCGTCAGGACCGTCTGGACGGCGGAGCCCGACCTGAGCGCGCTGACGCCCGAGCGGCTGCGCCCGATGGCGGACGCGGTGGGCCAGGCGGGCGAGCGGCTGACGGCGGCCGGCTGCGTGAGCTGCGTGGTCGCCAGCCGCCTGCCGGAGGTCCTCACCCAGCTCGACACCGCGGCGCTGGTGGCCCGCTCGACCATGCTGATCCCGGTGCTGCAGCTGCTGTTGCTGGCCGGGTACGCGCTGATGCTCACCGCGCGGCTGCTGGCCGACCACCGCCGCATGGAGGTGGCGCTGCTGCGCTCGCGCGGCGCGGGCACGATCCGCCTGGCCGCGCTGGCCGGGGGCGAGGCGCTGCTGGTGGCGCTGCCGTGCGCGGTCGTCGCGCCGTTCCTGGGCCCGCCGCTGCTCGCGCTGGTCAACCAGTTGCCGTGGCTCAGGGCCTCGGGGGTGCGTCTGGCGCCGTCCGCCGACCTCGGCACGTTCCTCGTGTCCTTCGGCGTGGCCCTGGCCTCTGCCGTGCTGCTGATGTTGCCGGCCCTGGCGGGCGCGCGGCGCACGTACGTGGAGGAGCTGTCGGCGCGTGGCCGCGGCGGCGTGCGCGGGCTGATCGAGCGGGCCGGCGCGGACCTGGGGCTGCTCGCGGTGGCCGCGCTGGCGATCTGGCAGCTGCGGCGCTACGGCGCGCCGGTCACCGCGACGGCGGCGGGCGGGCTCGGCATCGACCCGCTCATCATCTCGGGACCCGCGCTGGCGTTGCTCGCGGGCGGCATGCTGGGGCTGCGGCTGGTGCCGCGCGTTTCGCGGCTGGCCGAGCGGCTGACCTCCCGGCGGCCCGCGCTCGCCCCCGCGCTGGGGGCGTGGCAGGTCAGTAGACGGCCGCTCAGGTACGGCGGTCCCGCGCTGCTGCTGACCATGGCGATCGCGATCGGCATCCTCTCCATGACCACCGCCGCCACCTGGCGGGCCTCGCAACTCGACCAGGCCCGCCACCAGGCCGGCGCCGACCTGCGGCTGTCGGGGCCGCCGGACGGGCCGGAGCTGGGGTCGCTCGGGCGGGGCACGGTGTTCAGCGCTCTGCCAGGCGTCACCGCGGCCTCTCCCGCCTTTCGCGGGCAGACCGAGGTGAGCAACGAGGACACGCTGCTGCTCGGCCTCGACGCGGCCCAGCTCGGTGAGCTGTTCCAGCTGCGTCCCGACCTGTCGGCGCAGACGGTCGCCGACATGTCCCGGGCCCTCGTCGGCAGGCAGGCGGGCAAGCTGGACCTTCCCGGGCAGCCTCGTATGCTCGTCGTGCGGGTCGAGGCGGACGCCGAAGTCCCGGCGCGGCTGGTGCTGTCCGACGCGCTGGGCGTGTGGCGGGACCTGCCCCTCGGCGTGCTGCGGAAGGGCGAGAACCAGTTGGAGCTCGATCTGCGGTCGCCGGCCGGGCGGTCCGGGAAGATCACGTACCCGCTGTCGCTGCGCGGCGTCGTCGCGAGCTCGCCGGCCGGGCTGAGGCTGGGCGGGCTGAGCGCGGACGGCCAGGACGTGGCGGTGCCCCGGCCCTCCGGCGACGTGCCCGGCGTGATCGCCTTCGGGCCGCTGAAGCAGCTCGGGCCGCTGCCCGTGGTGCTTACCGCCGACCTCGCCACCGCACTCAAGATGGGGGCCGGAAAGGCCGGGCGGATCAGCCTCGCCGGCCGGGTCCTGCAGGTCAAGGTGGTGGGTGTCGTACAGAGCATGCCGACGGCCGCGGCCGGGCAGAAGGCTGTGCTCGCCGACTGGGGGACGCTGCAGGCGCACGAGCTGGCCGCGGCCGAGCAGCCCAGGCCGGCCACCGAGTGGTGGCTCGCCGCCGACGACACCGATCCGGCGCGAGCGGCGCTTCGCAAGAGCCCCGGATGGGACGTGACCGCGGTCGACCAGCGGGAGCTGGCCGCCGCGCTGCGGGACGACCCGCTGGCCAGCGGGCTGCAAGGGGCGCTCATGCTGGGGTTCGCCGCGGCACTCGGGTTCGCGACGCTCGGATTCCTGGTGAACGCGGCGGTCGCGGCACGGGAGCGGAGAGCGGAGTTCGCCGTGTTGCGGGCGCTCGGGACCAGTTCCCGGCAGGTGCTCGGGCTGCTGGCGACGGAGCAGGCGTTCGTCATCGGGCTGTCGCTGGCGGCCGGCACCGGACTCGCCGTGGCCGTCGGGACGCTGGTGGTGCCGCACATCGTGCTGACCGGACAGGCGGCGGCGGTGACCCCCGGCGTGCTGCTCGACATTCCGTGGGCGGCCACGGCGGCGATGCTGGCGCTGATGACCGGGGTGCTGTTCGCGATCGTCGCCGGGCTGGCGCGACGCCTGCGGCGTGGGCACGTCGTGGAGGAGCGGTGA
- the rpsT gene encoding 30S ribosomal protein S20: MANIKSQIKRNKQNEKARLRNKAVKSSLKTAVRKFREAAEQGDVEQAAALQKAAARQLDKAASKGVIHKNQAANRKSAIAKQAAALAAAK; the protein is encoded by the coding sequence GTGGCGAACATCAAGTCCCAGATCAAGCGCAACAAGCAGAACGAGAAGGCTCGTCTGCGCAACAAGGCGGTCAAGTCTTCTCTGAAGACCGCTGTCCGCAAGTTCCGCGAGGCCGCCGAGCAGGGCGACGTCGAGCAGGCTGCGGCACTGCAGAAGGCCGCCGCCCGCCAGCTGGACAAGGCCGCCAGCAAGGGCGTCATCCACAAGAACCAGGCTGCCAACCGCAAGTCGGCGATCGCCAAGCAGGCCGCCGCGCTGGCCGCCGCCAAGTAA
- a CDS encoding glycosyl hydrolase family 18 protein, with protein MIARTVIRRGLRLLALALAVVVALAGLLAAALRLQFTGAPAAWAKSTGNDALWLGHMWVDGRRTERDVQQLAVRLRATGIKDVYVHSGPFEWDGSLKPSKYPNAANFVKWMRQHLPAVRVSAWLGQAVKNGLDLDDPKSRDNVLAGVAAIMKQGYDGIHYNFEPIGDDDSEFLDLLERTRQHTKLLSTSVPQIEPYPGMRLTARAILSHDKYWSHGYFQQVVSRVDQVAVMTYDSFTPLQSLYGGYVARQAELALDLAPDDKLVLIGAPAYHDHGLAWADAAESVAMAAEGARLALTEHGRRERFGLALYVDFAATEEDWREYMTRWR; from the coding sequence GTGATTGCCCGAACCGTCATCCGCCGCGGCCTGCGCCTGCTCGCGCTTGCCTTGGCCGTCGTGGTCGCGCTGGCCGGCCTCCTCGCCGCCGCGCTCCGCCTTCAGTTTACCGGTGCCCCGGCGGCCTGGGCGAAGAGCACTGGCAACGACGCCCTCTGGCTGGGCCATATGTGGGTGGACGGCCGCCGCACCGAGCGTGACGTGCAGCAGTTAGCGGTACGGCTGCGCGCCACAGGCATCAAGGACGTGTACGTCCACTCAGGCCCGTTCGAATGGGACGGCAGCTTAAAACCCTCCAAATATCCCAATGCCGCAAATTTCGTGAAGTGGATGCGTCAGCACCTTCCAGCCGTCCGTGTCTCCGCCTGGCTCGGCCAGGCCGTCAAGAACGGTCTCGACCTCGACGACCCCAAGTCCCGCGACAACGTCCTCGCCGGCGTCGCCGCCATCATGAAACAGGGCTACGACGGCATCCACTACAACTTCGAGCCCATCGGCGACGACGACAGCGAGTTCCTTGACCTGCTGGAACGCACCCGGCAGCACACGAAGCTCCTGTCCACGTCGGTCCCGCAGATCGAGCCGTACCCGGGCATGCGCCTGACCGCCAGAGCGATCCTGAGCCACGACAAATACTGGTCCCACGGCTACTTCCAGCAGGTCGTGAGCCGCGTCGACCAGGTCGCCGTCATGACCTACGACTCGTTCACCCCGCTGCAGTCCCTTTACGGCGGCTACGTGGCCCGCCAGGCCGAGCTCGCCCTGGACCTGGCCCCCGACGACAAACTGGTGCTCATCGGCGCCCCGGCCTACCACGACCACGGGCTGGCCTGGGCCGACGCGGCCGAGAGCGTCGCGATGGCCGCCGAGGGCGCTAGGCTGGCGCTGACCGAGCACGGCCGCCGCGAGCGCTTCGGCCTGGCCCTCTACGTGGACTTCGCCGCCACGGAAGAAGACTGGCGAGAGTACATGACACGCTGGCGTTGA
- the lepA gene encoding translation elongation factor 4 yields MRTQPGQTDPALIRNFCIIAHIDHGKSTLADRMLQITGVVDDRSMRAQYLDRMDIERERGITIKSQAVRLPWDGHVLNMIDTPGHVDFTYEVSRSLQACEGAILLVDAAQGIEAQTLANLYLAMNADLHIIPVLNKIDLPAAQPEKFAEELAGLIGCDPSDVLRVSGKTGEGVRELLDHVVQTVPAPIGNADTAARALIFDSVYDTYRGVVTYVRVIDGHLGKRERILMMSTMATHETLEIGVISPEPKVSDRGLGVGEVGYLITGVKDVRQSRVGDTVTSATKPAGEMLAGYEHPKPMVFSGLYPIDGDEYPELREALDKLQLNDAALVYEPETSAALGFGFRVGFLGLLHMEIVRERLEREFGLSLISTAPNVVYRVVMEDGKELTVTNPSEFPTGGKIAQVFEPVTKSTILAPSEFIGAIMEICQGRRGQLLGMDYLSEDRVEIRYTLPLGEIIFDFFDQLKSRTRGYASLDYEPAGEQEADLVKVDILLQGEPVDAFSAIVHKDKAYTYGVDMAKKLRELIPRQQFEVPIQAAIGARVIARENIRAIRKDVLAKCYGGDISRKRKLLEKQKEGKKRMKMVGRVEVPQEAFVAALSTDSSADKAKK; encoded by the coding sequence GTGCGCACTCAGCCTGGCCAGACCGACCCCGCGTTGATCCGCAACTTCTGCATCATCGCGCACATCGACCATGGCAAGTCGACCCTTGCCGACCGGATGCTGCAGATCACCGGCGTGGTCGACGACCGCTCCATGCGCGCTCAATATCTCGACAGGATGGACATCGAGCGCGAGCGCGGCATCACGATCAAGTCGCAGGCCGTCCGGCTGCCGTGGGACGGCCACGTGCTCAACATGATCGACACGCCGGGGCACGTGGACTTCACCTACGAGGTGTCCCGTTCGCTGCAGGCGTGCGAGGGCGCGATCCTGCTGGTCGACGCGGCCCAGGGCATCGAGGCGCAGACGCTGGCCAACCTCTACCTGGCCATGAACGCCGACCTGCACATCATCCCGGTCCTCAACAAGATCGACCTGCCCGCGGCGCAGCCGGAGAAGTTCGCCGAGGAGCTGGCCGGGCTGATCGGCTGCGACCCGTCCGACGTGCTCAGGGTGTCGGGCAAGACCGGCGAGGGCGTGCGCGAGCTGCTCGACCACGTCGTCCAGACCGTCCCCGCGCCGATCGGGAACGCCGACACGGCCGCCCGGGCGCTGATCTTCGACTCGGTCTATGACACGTACCGTGGCGTGGTGACGTACGTCCGGGTGATCGACGGGCACCTCGGCAAGCGCGAGCGCATCCTGATGATGTCCACCATGGCCACCCACGAGACGCTGGAGATCGGCGTCATCTCGCCCGAGCCCAAGGTCTCCGACCGGGGCCTCGGCGTGGGCGAGGTGGGCTACCTCATCACCGGCGTCAAGGACGTGCGCCAGTCGCGGGTCGGTGACACCGTCACCTCGGCGACCAAACCGGCCGGCGAGATGCTGGCGGGCTACGAGCACCCGAAGCCGATGGTGTTCTCCGGGCTCTATCCGATCGACGGCGACGAATACCCCGAGCTGCGCGAGGCGCTCGACAAGCTTCAGCTCAACGACGCCGCGCTCGTCTACGAGCCGGAGACCTCGGCCGCGCTCGGCTTCGGCTTCCGCGTCGGCTTCCTCGGGCTGCTCCACATGGAGATCGTGCGCGAGCGGCTGGAGCGGGAGTTCGGGCTGTCGCTGATCTCGACCGCGCCCAACGTGGTCTACCGCGTGGTCATGGAGGACGGCAAGGAGCTCACGGTCACCAACCCGTCGGAGTTCCCGACGGGCGGGAAGATCGCGCAGGTCTTCGAGCCGGTCACCAAGTCCACGATCCTGGCCCCGTCCGAGTTCATCGGCGCGATCATGGAGATCTGCCAGGGGCGGCGCGGACAGCTGCTCGGCATGGACTACCTGTCGGAGGACCGCGTCGAGATCCGCTACACGCTGCCGCTCGGCGAGATCATCTTCGACTTCTTCGACCAGCTCAAGTCGCGCACCCGCGGCTACGCCTCGCTGGACTACGAGCCGGCGGGGGAGCAGGAGGCCGATCTGGTCAAGGTCGACATCCTGCTGCAGGGCGAGCCCGTGGACGCCTTCAGCGCGATCGTCCACAAGGACAAGGCTTACACCTACGGCGTCGACATGGCGAAGAAGCTGCGCGAGTTGATCCCGCGGCAGCAGTTCGAGGTGCCGATCCAGGCCGCCATCGGCGCCCGGGTCATCGCCCGCGAGAACATCCGCGCCATCCGCAAGGACGTCCTGGCCAAGTGTTACGGCGGTGACATCAGCCGTAAGCGCAAGCTGCTGGAGAAGCAGAAGGAAGGCAAGAAGCGGATGAAGATGGTCGGCCGCGTCGAGGTGCCCCAGGAGGCCTTCGTCGCCGCGCTGTCCACCGACTCCAGCGCCGACAAGGCCAAGAAGTAA
- a CDS encoding acyl-CoA thioesterase: MTFSVRVAVRGYELDTQGHVNGAVYHQYGDHARWECLRAAGITIDNLLASGVGPVTLENTIRYHRELRGGDEVDVTCAFEWGEGRTFLVRQEFRRADGVLAAEMTGVGGLMDLQARRLLADPRSRWRALAHTPEILGL; encoded by the coding sequence ATGACGTTCTCGGTGCGCGTCGCCGTCCGCGGCTACGAGCTCGACACGCAGGGCCACGTCAACGGCGCTGTCTATCACCAGTACGGCGACCATGCCCGTTGGGAGTGCCTGCGCGCCGCCGGCATCACGATCGACAACCTGCTGGCCAGCGGCGTCGGCCCCGTCACTCTGGAGAACACCATCCGCTACCACCGGGAGTTGCGCGGCGGCGACGAGGTGGACGTGACGTGCGCGTTCGAGTGGGGCGAAGGGAGGACGTTCCTGGTCAGGCAGGAGTTCAGGCGCGCGGACGGCGTCCTGGCCGCCGAGATGACCGGCGTCGGCGGGCTGATGGACCTCCAAGCCCGCCGGCTGCTCGCCGACCCCAGGTCACGCTGGCGCGCGCTCGCGCACACACCGGAGATCTTGGGGCTCTGA